One stretch of Shewanella sp. Arc9-LZ DNA includes these proteins:
- a CDS encoding DP-EP family protein, which yields MSTTQDTTFFNLTVTLENGEPFFSYTNHDGTPKSGDVIITKNCTITYQLIDQTGKGLRFVGAAFITPFDGIIDAVSICNNGSLIHLTDLDEVAGNTSFQFVLSNTSNTLLVLSPDPEVVNHPD from the coding sequence ATGTCAACAACTCAAGATACAACATTTTTTAATCTCACCGTCACCCTAGAAAACGGCGAGCCGTTTTTCAGTTATACCAATCACGATGGCACCCCTAAAAGCGGTGATGTTATTATTACTAAAAACTGTACCATCACGTACCAACTTATTGATCAAACGGGCAAAGGACTTAGATTTGTTGGCGCGGCTTTTATTACCCCATTTGACGGCATTATTGATGCCGTAAGCATCTGCAACAATGGCAGCTTGATACACTTAACCGATTTAGATGAAGTAGCAGGCAATACCAGTTTTCAGTTTGTGTTGTCGAACACCAGCAATACCTTATTGGTACTCAGCCCAGATCCTGAAGTTGTTAATCACCCAGACTAA
- a CDS encoding 2-dehydropantoate 2-reductase, producing the protein MNIAIFGAGSTGCYLAGQLCISGLQASLICRPAIKQKIIANNGITLTDYNGLKQTIMPQALITDINQESSINGKFDVVFVTLKCHQVSSIANQLMAITHDNSSIIFMQNGLGSFDSIKDSLDHYRLLQGITPFNVLQLPNAVFHKGTEGVFTLQANPHTIAIQSALVSHGFGCDIEADFTPMIYGKLLLNLNNALNAVTDLPIKQQLSDYKNRRVLAKAMKEWLAVCEAANITLHQYTKVKPAWLPTILSLPNGLFNLVAKQMLDIDPKARSSMWEDIQAKRKTEVDYINGAVVSMGKKYGIKTPVNQSIVEKIKQLEQRH; encoded by the coding sequence ATGAATATTGCAATTTTTGGCGCGGGTTCAACAGGCTGTTATTTAGCGGGTCAGTTGTGTATCTCAGGGTTACAGGCCAGCTTAATTTGTCGCCCAGCAATTAAGCAAAAAATCATCGCCAATAACGGCATTACATTGACCGATTATAACGGCTTAAAACAAACGATTATGCCGCAAGCGTTGATCACCGATATCAACCAAGAGTCGTCAATCAATGGCAAATTTGATGTAGTATTTGTCACCTTAAAATGTCATCAAGTTAGCAGTATTGCCAATCAATTAATGGCGATTACTCACGACAACAGCAGCATTATATTTATGCAAAATGGCTTAGGCAGTTTTGACAGCATTAAAGACTCGCTCGATCATTACCGCTTACTCCAAGGGATCACGCCATTTAATGTGCTGCAACTGCCCAATGCTGTGTTTCACAAAGGCACAGAGGGTGTGTTTACCTTGCAAGCAAACCCTCATACCATCGCAATTCAATCCGCACTGGTTAGCCACGGATTTGGTTGCGACATTGAAGCAGACTTTACCCCAATGATTTACGGTAAATTATTATTAAATCTCAATAATGCGTTAAATGCGGTCACCGACCTACCGATTAAACAGCAATTAAGTGACTACAAAAATCGCCGAGTTTTAGCCAAAGCAATGAAAGAATGGCTAGCAGTATGCGAAGCGGCAAACATTACATTGCATCAATACACCAAGGTCAAACCCGCTTGGTTACCCACCATTTTATCGCTACCAAATGGGTTGTTTAATCTGGTCGCTAAACAAATGCTCGACATCGATCCCAAAGCACGCTCATCAATGTGGGAAGACATTCAAGCAAAACGAAAAACAGAAGTCGATTACATCAATGGCGCGGTGGTCAGTATGGGGAAAAAATACGGTATAAAAACACCGGTGAATCAATCGATAGTAGAAAAAATAAAGCAACTAGAACAACGACATTAA
- a CDS encoding sensor domain-containing diguanylate cyclase, translated as MFTNDKLTELNDTISRVTKLTNSFAKFPSAIKIPLRVEAEPQSNSSATDVIFDTTFNATFDATSASHNGKMAVADNLQISTLLNVITAISEAIFVINSAGVIEMINPLGAKLFGAPAEMLIGQTWTDYLQSPFKDEYLSLFTLWNSASDQSNKVTQFNHGPKEIIINRADSTLLEADLSLSCLPSMQIGSEPLFIGIMHNLTSHKAEYNKLRHLAHTDKLTGLANRHAFDDALQTNWNDSINHDQPLCLIIIDVDYFKMFNDQYGHVNGDKCLQKIAQVLAEVLPSNNAMAARYGGEEFVVILPNSNPLTAEYIAKNIQRRINQLSFTDIGLPAQTKISVSQGIACERSGQYRTPTALVCAADTALYRAKSTGRNRINMSS; from the coding sequence ATGTTTACCAATGATAAATTAACTGAACTCAATGACACTATTTCTCGTGTGACTAAATTAACAAACTCATTCGCTAAATTTCCCAGCGCGATAAAAATACCATTGCGAGTTGAGGCTGAACCACAATCCAACTCATCAGCAACAGATGTCATTTTTGATACCACTTTTAATGCAACTTTTGATGCCACCTCAGCAAGCCATAATGGCAAAATGGCAGTAGCAGATAACCTACAAATTAGCACCTTGCTCAATGTGATCACCGCGATTTCAGAAGCGATTTTTGTGATTAATTCTGCTGGCGTCATTGAGATGATCAATCCGTTAGGCGCTAAATTATTCGGTGCCCCAGCCGAAATGTTAATCGGTCAAACCTGGACCGATTATCTACAAAGCCCTTTTAAAGATGAGTATCTATCTTTATTTACCTTGTGGAACAGCGCCAGCGATCAAAGCAACAAAGTAACTCAGTTTAATCATGGCCCTAAAGAAATTATCATTAATCGCGCCGACAGCACGTTACTCGAAGCAGACTTATCATTGTCATGTTTACCGTCGATGCAGATAGGTTCTGAGCCGTTATTTATTGGCATTATGCATAACCTGACTTCGCATAAAGCCGAATACAATAAACTGCGCCACTTAGCCCATACTGACAAATTAACCGGTCTTGCCAATCGACATGCTTTTGATGATGCCCTGCAAACCAACTGGAACGACAGCATTAACCACGATCAACCGCTGTGTTTAATCATTATCGATGTCGATTATTTTAAAATGTTTAATGACCAGTATGGTCATGTTAACGGTGATAAATGTTTGCAAAAAATTGCCCAAGTACTGGCAGAGGTGCTCCCGTCTAACAATGCGATGGCTGCCCGTTATGGTGGTGAAGAGTTTGTGGTCATTTTGCCCAACAGTAATCCGTTAACTGCAGAATACATTGCCAAAAATATTCAACGTCGTATTAACCAGTTAAGCTTTACCGATATAGGGTTACCTGCACAAACCAAAATCAGTGTCAGCCAGGGCATTGCCTGTGAACGCAGTGGTCAATACCGCACGCCAACCGCACTGGTTTGCGCCGCAGACACAGCACTTTACCGCGCCAAATCAACAGGCCGTAACCGCATTAATATGAGTAGCTAA
- a CDS encoding amidohydrolase family protein, with amino-acid sequence MNNNTITTIALAVFGLTMASTVVEAADINVIYAGTLLTTPGESPLTQQTVVIKDGVITSITSGYQSAPVVDDNDNVEMIDLKNSFVMPGMMDMHVHLQGELGPNNDRDALRMSDADVAMHSAYFAKKTLLAGFTTVRDLGAKPEQIYALRDGINKGWVDGPRIIASGGVSVTGGHGDVDGMSPDLLDKFTSKTICDGPYDCRRATRRAIKFGADVIKITSTGGVLSDTNTGTGQQMDDDELKEVIDTAHALGRKVASHAHAAQGINAALRAGVDSIEHGSYADKESIKLMKKSGAFLVPTLLAGDTVVKMANTAGADFMSPAIKAKAIRVGGDMMQNFSAAYKAGVNIAYGTDSGVSHHGDNAKEAVLMSKAGMSNEDIIISATINSAKLIDMSDKLGTLEVGKYADIIATHKSPLEQIEALLDVSFVMKSGVIYKR; translated from the coding sequence ATGAATAATAATACTATTACCACCATCGCCTTAGCGGTGTTCGGATTAACGATGGCATCGACGGTGGTTGAGGCTGCCGATATTAACGTTATTTATGCTGGCACATTATTAACTACGCCAGGCGAGTCACCTTTAACTCAGCAAACTGTGGTGATAAAAGATGGGGTAATCACTTCTATCACTTCAGGTTATCAGTCTGCACCGGTGGTGGACGATAATGACAATGTTGAGATGATTGATTTAAAAAACAGCTTTGTTATGCCTGGGATGATGGATATGCATGTTCATTTACAGGGTGAGTTAGGGCCGAATAATGATCGTGACGCTTTGCGAATGTCGGATGCTGACGTGGCGATGCACAGTGCTTATTTTGCCAAGAAAACCTTGTTGGCAGGCTTCACAACGGTACGAGACTTAGGCGCGAAACCGGAACAGATTTATGCCTTACGCGACGGCATTAATAAAGGCTGGGTTGATGGCCCGAGAATTATTGCATCTGGTGGCGTGTCGGTAACGGGAGGCCATGGTGATGTTGATGGTATGAGCCCTGATTTACTTGATAAGTTTACCTCTAAAACCATTTGTGATGGGCCTTATGATTGCCGCCGCGCCACTCGTCGGGCGATAAAGTTTGGCGCTGATGTGATTAAAATCACCTCTACCGGAGGGGTGTTATCGGACACTAACACTGGTACGGGTCAGCAAATGGATGATGATGAGCTTAAAGAGGTGATTGATACTGCGCATGCCTTAGGTCGTAAAGTGGCCAGCCATGCCCATGCTGCTCAAGGTATTAATGCAGCGTTGCGCGCCGGTGTCGACAGTATTGAACATGGCAGTTACGCCGATAAAGAAAGTATTAAATTAATGAAAAAAAGCGGCGCGTTTTTAGTGCCAACATTGTTGGCGGGCGACACGGTAGTCAAAATGGCCAATACCGCAGGGGCTGACTTTATGTCTCCTGCCATAAAAGCCAAGGCAATACGTGTTGGTGGCGACATGATGCAAAACTTTAGTGCGGCTTATAAAGCTGGGGTTAATATTGCTTATGGCACCGACAGTGGGGTGTCACATCATGGTGATAATGCTAAAGAAGCTGTATTGATGAGCAAAGCGGGTATGAGTAATGAGGATATTATAATTAGTGCGACGATTAATTCGGCAAAACTGATTGATATGTCAGATAAACTTGGCACTTTGGAGGTTGGCAAATATGCCGACATCATCGCAACGCATAAAAGTCCTCTTGAGCAAATTGAAGCGTTATTAGATGTGTCATTTGTGATGAAGAGCGGAGTTATTTATAAGCGTTAA
- a CDS encoding winged helix-turn-helix domain-containing protein, with the protein MNDSTFFFGDWQINPHSNSIQSGDVIRSLEPKAMDVLRLLCQHQGEVLAADDIINHCWNNIAIGDNPLHKVITQLRKALGDQASNPQYIETIRKRGYRTIASVEFPIGHHAKVTTQQWQGASPFPGLRAFDTNDSNVFFGRSEQVDTLLNRITKQVEFGRAFCLILGPSGTGKSSLINAGIMPNLMSKNGFNGVGVIDNANLDLADVTKGRLIIDIASAMLDWEINDQAVFTDCSADMLANKLQNDIKTVIEYCQLALAKYSSIDDDNAPKYSRPHFSLFIDRLEILLASPLFTESERNNVLDILETLAVSGVVLIISACRNDFYPQVVSHPSLMAGKANGSHFDLSAPTRSELMQMIRLPANAANLTWTLDPDTAMPLDEILCSEAASNPDALPMLQYTLQSLYLNKDDNNQLLVSVYHSLGGIEGAIGKNAEEVLNQLNNSERAALPKILSMLVTLTEDEKSITSSTARWSDLSSDAEINLVKAMVDNRLFVSHLQQDQACFSIAHEALLRRWPRATQWITEHKDSLAIKSRLQHQSNRWLAESKSSAYLLAEGKPLAEASTLLNNQLFNLEPQELALIQASSKQANIGRWRRRAVMLALVTLTLISVAMSVRSIEAETQAQQKRLAAENLLGFMVGEFADKMRGIGRMDLLDGISNKALEYFSDFSADDASYLSFEAQFQHSQTLEAMGEVAYSRGNTDEARSALIAARERMQPLLEIQPQNLSLLKTLGANAYWIGLLEYDKSDWLATQPWFEQYLTYSQAMYQYAPDDDDALMELSYAQNSLGSIHMKQQNFAAAREAFEQSLQLKQKVLVQDPSNSKMIADVANAQSWIASAATAQGDITAAIQIHQQIQQQLANQALEKQPYLLERLSSSYGLLAKLLNYQGKHQEVFSTAELRLATITKAFKQDPQNDILKIQQYYAYFDMLTYSSIPIENTMGQSINSLAAMLETDATLTTSSKKNELWAKYQLAAANYLASQGQLQKSLLFARQAITSFNQLITEFHQNTAYTADLAESTILTAILMKSIEPSQQVNVQCKQTKNQLALIIDNNSDPKYTIPYAKALDCLGELNKYPDLLQLLDKSAITNYRFTPKP; encoded by the coding sequence ATGAATGACAGCACTTTCTTTTTTGGCGATTGGCAAATTAATCCTCACAGCAATAGCATTCAGTCTGGCGATGTTATTCGCAGTCTTGAACCCAAAGCCATGGATGTATTGCGTTTACTGTGCCAACACCAAGGGGAAGTACTGGCAGCAGACGATATTATTAATCACTGCTGGAACAACATCGCCATTGGCGATAATCCGCTGCATAAAGTCATTACCCAGCTGCGTAAAGCATTAGGCGATCAAGCATCTAATCCGCAGTACATAGAAACCATCCGCAAACGCGGTTATCGCACCATCGCCAGTGTTGAATTCCCTATTGGTCATCATGCCAAAGTCACTACCCAACAATGGCAAGGCGCCTCGCCGTTTCCGGGGTTACGCGCATTTGACACCAACGACTCCAATGTATTTTTTGGCCGAAGTGAGCAAGTTGACACCTTATTAAATCGCATCACTAAACAAGTTGAATTTGGCCGAGCCTTCTGTTTAATCCTCGGCCCCAGCGGTACAGGTAAATCATCGTTAATTAATGCCGGTATCATGCCGAATTTAATGTCAAAAAATGGCTTTAACGGGGTTGGCGTAATCGATAATGCCAACCTAGATTTAGCCGATGTCACTAAAGGCAGGTTAATTATCGATATCGCCAGTGCTATGCTCGACTGGGAAATCAATGACCAAGCGGTGTTTACCGACTGTAGTGCCGATATGTTGGCAAACAAACTGCAAAACGACATCAAAACCGTTATTGAATATTGTCAGCTAGCTTTAGCCAAATACTCATCAATCGATGATGACAATGCCCCAAAATACAGTCGGCCCCATTTTTCATTGTTTATCGACCGTTTAGAAATCTTATTAGCGTCGCCATTATTTACCGAATCCGAACGCAACAATGTATTAGATATCCTCGAAACCCTTGCGGTTTCAGGGGTAGTATTAATTATCAGTGCTTGCCGCAATGACTTTTACCCTCAGGTCGTTAGCCACCCAAGCCTAATGGCAGGCAAAGCCAATGGCTCACATTTCGATTTATCGGCCCCAACCCGATCAGAGCTGATGCAAATGATCCGCTTGCCGGCCAATGCAGCTAACCTCACATGGACACTCGATCCCGATACGGCAATGCCGTTGGACGAAATACTTTGCAGTGAAGCCGCCTCAAACCCCGATGCTCTGCCCATGTTGCAATACACCTTGCAATCACTGTATTTAAACAAAGATGACAACAACCAATTATTGGTGTCGGTATACCATTCGCTTGGGGGGATTGAAGGCGCCATCGGTAAAAATGCCGAAGAAGTGCTCAACCAATTAAACAACAGCGAACGCGCCGCACTGCCTAAAATACTGTCGATGTTAGTCACCCTAACCGAAGATGAAAAATCGATCACCAGCAGCACCGCCCGCTGGAGCGATCTCAGTAGTGATGCCGAAATAAACCTCGTCAAAGCCATGGTCGATAACCGTTTGTTTGTTTCCCATCTGCAACAAGATCAAGCCTGCTTTAGTATTGCCCACGAAGCGCTATTAAGGCGCTGGCCCCGCGCGACCCAATGGATAACCGAACACAAGGACAGTTTAGCTATTAAAAGCCGTTTACAGCATCAATCTAACCGCTGGCTGGCGGAGTCAAAAAGTAGTGCTTATTTACTAGCAGAAGGTAAACCATTGGCAGAAGCAAGCACATTGCTCAATAACCAATTGTTTAACCTGGAGCCTCAAGAGCTCGCACTCATTCAAGCGTCTAGCAAACAAGCCAACATCGGACGCTGGCGCCGCCGTGCAGTCATGCTAGCCCTTGTGACACTGACATTGATTTCTGTCGCCATGAGTGTTCGCAGCATTGAGGCCGAAACCCAGGCACAACAAAAACGCCTAGCGGCAGAAAACTTACTCGGTTTTATGGTGGGTGAATTCGCCGACAAAATGCGCGGTATTGGCCGCATGGACTTGCTCGATGGTATCAGCAATAAAGCATTGGAATATTTCAGCGATTTTTCTGCCGACGATGCCAGCTATTTAAGCTTTGAAGCCCAGTTTCAACACAGCCAAACCTTAGAGGCCATGGGCGAAGTGGCCTATTCTCGCGGCAATACCGACGAAGCCCGCAGCGCCTTAATCGCCGCCCGTGAGCGCATGCAGCCGTTACTCGAAATACAACCTCAAAACCTTAGTTTACTTAAAACCTTAGGCGCTAATGCCTATTGGATCGGTCTGCTTGAGTACGATAAAAGTGATTGGCTTGCCACTCAACCTTGGTTTGAACAATATTTAACATACAGCCAAGCCATGTATCAATACGCGCCAGACGATGACGATGCGTTAATGGAGTTGTCGTACGCGCAAAACTCTCTTGGCTCGATACATATGAAGCAGCAAAACTTTGCTGCTGCACGAGAGGCATTTGAGCAATCATTACAGTTAAAACAAAAAGTACTAGTTCAAGACCCAAGTAATAGCAAAATGATTGCTGATGTGGCCAATGCACAATCATGGATTGCCAGTGCAGCCACCGCCCAAGGCGACATTACCGCTGCGATACAAATACACCAACAAATTCAACAGCAGTTGGCCAATCAAGCTTTAGAAAAGCAGCCTTATTTACTTGAACGATTATCGAGTAGTTATGGTCTGCTGGCTAAATTATTAAACTATCAAGGCAAACATCAGGAAGTATTTTCAACTGCCGAACTCCGTTTAGCTACTATTACCAAGGCCTTTAAACAAGACCCTCAAAATGATATTTTGAAAATCCAACAATATTATGCTTACTTTGATATGTTGACATATAGTTCGATACCTATTGAAAACACTATGGGTCAGAGTATTAACTCTTTGGCGGCTATGCTTGAAACCGATGCGACTTTAACAACTTCTAGTAAAAAGAACGAGTTATGGGCTAAATATCAGCTGGCAGCTGCAAATTATTTAGCATCACAAGGACAGTTACAAAAAAGCCTACTTTTTGCGCGTCAGGCAATAACCTCGTTTAATCAATTAATCACCGAGTTTCACCAAAATACGGCTTACACTGCCGATTTAGCTGAAAGTACCATTCTTACAGCCATTTTGATGAAATCTATAGAACCATCACAGCAAGTTAATGTTCAGTGTAAACAGACTAAAAACCAACTGGCACTGATTATAGATAACAACAGCGACCCTAAGTATACGATTCCCTATGCTAAAGCACTCGACTGCTTAGGCGAATTGAATAAGTATCCTGACTTGTTACAACTGTTAGATAAATCGGCAATAACCAATTATAGATTTACCCCTAAACCCTAA